A window of the Bacteroides thetaiotaomicron VPI-5482 genome harbors these coding sequences:
- a CDS encoding type B 50S ribosomal protein L31 has protein sequence MKKGLHPESYRPVVFKDMSNGDMFLSKSTVATKETIEFEGETYPLLKIEISNTSHPFYTGKSTLVDTAGRVDKFMSRYGDRKKK, from the coding sequence ATGAAAAAAGGCCTTCATCCAGAATCATACCGTCCGGTAGTATTCAAAGATATGTCAAATGGTGATATGTTTTTGTCTAAATCAACTGTAGCAACTAAAGAAACCATCGAATTCGAAGGTGAAACTTATCCGTTGCTGAAGATTGAAATCTCTAACACTTCTCACCCGTTCTATACAGGTAAATCTACATTGGTAGATACTGCAGGTCGCGTTGATAAGTTCATGAGCCGTTACGGTGACCGTAAGAAGAAATAA
- a CDS encoding efflux RND transporter periplasmic adaptor subunit codes for MKNIYVIALAAILFQGCGQKKEMTVPATRPVKTTIVESRSVIRKDFSGIVEAVEYVKLAFRVSGQIISLPVIEGEKVKKGQLIAAIDPRDIALQYAATKSAYETASAQVERNKRLLSRQAISVQEYEISLSNYQKAKSEYELSSNNMRDTKLTAPFDGSIEKRLVENYQRVNSGEGIVQLVNTQNLRIKFTIPDAYLYLLRAKDPRFLVEFDTFKGHVFKARLEEYLDISTEGTGIPVSITIDDPSFDRDLYAVKPGFTCSIRFTADVGPLVQDSWTIIPLSAVFGESDGNNMYVWVVEDNKVHKRKIVVNAPTGEAQVLVSEGLKPGEQIVIAGVYQLVEGESIKSIDK; via the coding sequence ATGAAAAATATCTATGTGATTGCACTCGCAGCCATCCTATTTCAAGGCTGCGGGCAAAAAAAAGAGATGACGGTACCCGCCACCCGACCTGTTAAGACAACTATTGTCGAATCAAGGTCAGTAATCAGAAAAGACTTCTCCGGCATTGTAGAAGCAGTGGAGTATGTCAAACTGGCATTCCGCGTCAGCGGACAGATCATCAGCCTGCCTGTTATCGAAGGAGAGAAAGTGAAAAAAGGGCAACTGATTGCAGCTATCGATCCCAGAGATATCGCATTGCAGTATGCTGCCACCAAGTCTGCCTACGAAACAGCTTCCGCACAAGTGGAACGCAACAAGCGCCTGCTCTCCCGGCAAGCGATCTCCGTGCAGGAGTATGAAATCAGCCTTTCCAATTATCAGAAAGCAAAATCGGAGTACGAACTGTCCAGCAACAACATGCGTGACACCAAACTGACGGCCCCTTTCGACGGTTCTATCGAGAAGCGGTTGGTGGAGAACTACCAGCGTGTCAATTCAGGAGAAGGGATCGTACAACTGGTCAACACACAGAACCTGCGTATCAAGTTCACCATACCGGATGCATATCTTTATCTCCTCCGTGCCAAAGATCCCCGTTTCCTTGTAGAGTTTGATACCTTCAAGGGCCATGTGTTCAAGGCGAGACTGGAGGAATATCTGGACATATCCACCGAAGGAACGGGTATTCCGGTCAGCATCACTATCGACGACCCTTCATTCGACCGGGACTTATATGCCGTGAAGCCCGGCTTCACTTGCAGCATCCGTTTCACAGCCGATGTAGGCCCATTGGTGCAGGATAGCTGGACAATCATCCCGCTCAGTGCTGTTTTCGGCGAAAGTGACGGAAACAACATGTATGTCTGGGTAGTAGAGGACAACAAAGTGCACAAACGCAAAATCGTCGTCAATGCCCCCACAGGAGAGGCGCAAGTACTCGTGTCCGAAGGACTGAAACCCGGAGAACAAATCGTCATAGCAGGAGTATACCAGTTGGTAGAAGGAGAAAGTATTAAATCAATAGACAAATGA
- a CDS encoding efflux RND transporter permease subunit translates to MNLAKYSLDNTKIIYFFLAVLLIGGITSFGKLGKKEDAPFVIKSAVIMTRYPGAEPAEVERLITEPISREIQSMSGVYKIKSESMYGLSKITFELQPSLSASSIPQKWDELRRKVLNIQPQLPSGASTPTVSDDFGDVFGIYYGLTADDGFTYEEMRNWAERIKTQVVTADGVMKVALFGVQTEVVNIFVSTNKLVGMGIDPKQLANLLQSQNQIINTGEIRAGVQQLRVTANGMYANIDDIRNQVITTKAGQVKLGDIAVIEKGYLDPPSNIMHVNGKRAIGIGVSTDPQRDVVQTGENVKVKLNELLPLMPVGLELQSLYLENEIANEANNGFIINLIESILIVIVIIMLVMGLRAGLLIGSSLIFSIGGTLLIMSFFGVGLNRTSLAGFIIAMGMLVDNAIVVTDNAQIAIARGVNRRKALIDGATGPQWGLLGATFIAICSFLPLYLAPSAVAEIVKPLFVVLAISLGLSWVLALTQTTVFGNFILKAKTGDSTKDPYDKPFYHKFASVLGVLIRKKAVTLVSMVILFIISLIIMGTMPQNFFPSLDKPYFRADVFYPDGYSINDVVKEMKSVEEHLAKQPEVKKVSITFGSTPLRYYLASTSVGPKPNFANVLVELTDSKYTKEYEEDFDGYMKANYPSAITRTSLFKLSPAVDAAIEIGFIGPNVDTLVSLTNQAIAIMHQNPDLINIRNSWGNKIPVWKPVYSPERAQPLGVSRQGMAQSIQIGTTGMTLGEYRQGDQVLPILLKNNQLDSFRINDLRTLPVFGTGNETTSLEQVVSEFDFQYRFSNVKDYNRQMVMMAQCDPRRGTNAISAFNQVWSQVQQEIKIPEGYTMKYFGEQESQVESNEALAKNLPLTFFLMFVTLLFLFKTYRKPTVILLMLPLIFIGIVLGLLVLGKSFDFFSILGLLGLIGMNIKNAIVLVDQIDLETAAGKKPLDAVISATTSRIIPVAMASGTTILGMLPLLFDAMFGGMAATIMGGLLVASALTLFVLPVAYCAIHRIKGEQ, encoded by the coding sequence ATGAATTTAGCAAAATATTCACTGGATAACACGAAGATCATCTATTTCTTCCTTGCCGTACTGCTGATTGGAGGTATTACCTCCTTCGGAAAGCTGGGTAAGAAAGAAGATGCCCCCTTCGTTATCAAATCAGCGGTCATCATGACACGCTATCCGGGAGCCGAACCGGCAGAAGTAGAACGGCTGATCACAGAGCCTATCTCCCGTGAGATACAAAGTATGAGCGGCGTGTACAAGATAAAATCAGAGTCCATGTACGGGCTCTCCAAAATCACGTTCGAACTGCAACCTTCACTTTCCGCCAGTTCCATCCCTCAGAAATGGGACGAACTGCGACGCAAAGTGCTCAATATTCAACCGCAGCTGCCCAGCGGTGCTTCCACCCCGACCGTCTCCGATGATTTCGGCGACGTATTCGGCATTTATTATGGACTGACGGCAGATGACGGCTTCACCTATGAGGAAATGCGCAACTGGGCGGAACGGATCAAGACGCAGGTTGTCACAGCAGACGGCGTGATGAAAGTAGCGCTGTTTGGCGTACAGACGGAAGTAGTCAACATCTTCGTTTCTACCAACAAACTGGTGGGAATGGGGATCGATCCCAAACAGCTGGCCAACCTGCTGCAATCGCAGAACCAGATTATCAACACCGGAGAAATCCGTGCAGGCGTACAGCAGTTACGGGTGACAGCCAACGGAATGTATGCCAACATAGACGATATCCGCAACCAGGTAATCACCACCAAAGCCGGACAGGTGAAACTGGGCGACATAGCCGTGATCGAGAAAGGTTATCTCGACCCTCCATCCAACATCATGCATGTGAACGGGAAACGGGCTATCGGCATCGGTGTTTCCACCGACCCGCAAAGAGATGTAGTGCAGACGGGTGAGAACGTAAAAGTAAAACTGAACGAGCTCCTCCCCCTCATGCCTGTGGGACTGGAACTGCAAAGCCTCTACCTCGAAAACGAGATCGCCAACGAAGCCAACAACGGATTTATCATCAACCTGATCGAATCCATCCTGATCGTGATTGTCATTATCATGCTGGTGATGGGGCTCCGTGCCGGTCTGCTCATCGGCTCTTCGCTGATTTTCTCTATCGGAGGTACACTGCTCATCATGTCTTTCTTCGGCGTCGGACTCAACAGAACGTCTCTGGCAGGATTTATCATCGCCATGGGTATGCTGGTGGACAACGCCATCGTAGTGACGGACAACGCCCAAATAGCCATTGCCCGAGGTGTAAACCGACGGAAAGCCCTGATAGACGGAGCAACCGGACCACAATGGGGCTTGCTCGGAGCAACTTTCATTGCCATCTGCTCCTTCCTGCCGCTTTACCTTGCTCCCTCTGCTGTAGCGGAAATCGTAAAACCGCTGTTTGTGGTACTTGCCATTTCACTAGGACTGAGCTGGGTACTTGCCCTGACGCAGACTACCGTATTCGGAAATTTCATTCTGAAAGCCAAAACAGGCGACAGCACGAAAGATCCATACGACAAGCCGTTCTATCATAAGTTCGCTTCCGTTCTCGGAGTATTGATCCGCAAGAAAGCAGTGACACTGGTATCCATGGTGATCCTCTTCATCATCTCGCTCATTATTATGGGAACGATGCCGCAGAACTTCTTCCCGTCGCTCGATAAGCCTTATTTCCGGGCGGATGTATTCTATCCGGACGGATACAGCATCAATGACGTAGTGAAAGAGATGAAATCGGTAGAAGAGCACCTGGCGAAGCAGCCGGAAGTAAAAAAGGTATCCATCACATTCGGCAGCACCCCGCTAAGGTATTACCTTGCCTCCACTTCCGTAGGTCCGAAACCGAATTTTGCCAATGTACTCGTCGAACTGACAGACAGTAAATATACGAAAGAATACGAAGAAGATTTTGACGGATATATGAAAGCCAATTATCCGAGTGCAATCACACGGACCAGCTTGTTCAAACTGTCCCCCGCAGTGGATGCGGCTATCGAAATCGGCTTTATCGGTCCGAATGTGGATACGCTTGTATCACTTACCAATCAGGCAATAGCCATTATGCACCAGAATCCGGATTTAATTAATATCCGCAATTCGTGGGGAAACAAGATACCCGTCTGGAAACCGGTTTACAGCCCGGAACGGGCACAACCGCTGGGTGTATCCCGACAGGGAATGGCACAGAGCATTCAGATCGGTACCACAGGAATGACTTTGGGAGAATACCGGCAGGGAGATCAGGTACTTCCTATCCTATTGAAAAATAACCAGCTGGATTCATTCCGGATCAATGATCTGCGCACACTGCCCGTATTCGGGACAGGCAACGAGACGACCAGCCTGGAACAGGTAGTATCTGAATTTGACTTCCAGTACCGGTTCTCGAACGTGAAAGACTATAACCGGCAGATGGTGATGATGGCACAATGCGACCCGCGTCGCGGAACCAATGCGATTTCCGCTTTCAACCAGGTATGGTCGCAAGTACAGCAAGAGATAAAAATACCGGAAGGATATACCATGAAGTATTTCGGCGAACAGGAAAGTCAGGTGGAATCGAATGAAGCGCTGGCCAAAAACTTACCGCTGACATTCTTCCTGATGTTTGTGACGCTGCTCTTCTTGTTCAAGACGTATCGCAAGCCGACCGTCATCCTGTTAATGCTGCCGCTGATCTTCATCGGTATCGTGTTGGGACTGCTCGTACTCGGCAAGTCGTTCGACTTCTTCTCCATATTGGGTCTGCTAGGTCTGATTGGTATGAACATCAAGAACGCTATCGTACTGGTAGACCAAATCGATTTGGAAACAGCAGCAGGCAAAAAACCGCTGGACGCAGTCATCAGTGCCACAACCAGTCGCATCATTCCGGTAGCGATGGCCTCCGGAACAACGATTCTGGGTATGTTGCCGCTACTGTTCGACGCCATGTTCGGCGGAATGGCCGCCACCATCATGGGCGGACTGTTAGTAGCCTCGGCATTGACACTATTCGTCCTTCCTGTAGCCTATTGCGCCATCCACCGGATCAAAGGAGAGCAATAA
- a CDS encoding TolC family protein — translation MKTQLILFSLLLLGSTAWAQQPCLSQDAYREKVEAYSQILKQQKLKTLASSEARKIAHTGFLPKIDVNADGTLNMSDLSAWNEPVGEYRNHTYQGVFVVSQPLYTGGALNAQHQIAKADEKLNQLNEELTLDQIHYQSDAVYWNASASKAMLQAADKYQSIVKQQYDIIQDRFDDGMISRTDLLMISTRLKEAELQYIKARQNYTLALQQLNILMGEAPNTPVDSLYNIGMISAPVRILPLEDVLQRRADYASTEVNIMKSQAQRKAALSQFNPQLNMYFSGGWATATPNLGYDVSFNPIVGVNLNIPIFRWGARFKTNRQQKAYIGIQKLQQSYMTDNINEELSAALTKLTETESQVKTAKENMSLANENLDLATFSYNEGKASMVDVLSAQLSWTQAHTNLINAYLAEKMAVAEYKKVTSE, via the coding sequence ATGAAAACCCAACTCATACTATTTTCACTGTTGCTCCTTGGCTCCACAGCCTGGGCGCAACAGCCCTGCCTGAGTCAGGACGCCTACCGCGAAAAAGTGGAGGCTTACAGCCAGATATTGAAACAACAAAAACTAAAGACATTGGCCAGTTCGGAGGCGCGAAAGATAGCCCATACAGGTTTCCTGCCGAAAATCGACGTAAATGCAGACGGTACCCTGAACATGAGCGACCTTAGCGCATGGAACGAACCGGTGGGCGAATACCGCAACCATACCTACCAGGGAGTATTTGTCGTATCACAGCCACTCTACACAGGCGGTGCGCTCAATGCCCAACATCAGATAGCGAAGGCAGACGAAAAGCTGAACCAGCTGAACGAGGAACTCACGTTAGACCAGATTCACTATCAAAGTGATGCTGTCTACTGGAATGCCTCCGCTTCAAAAGCCATGCTACAAGCAGCCGACAAATACCAGAGCATTGTCAAACAGCAATATGACATTATTCAGGACCGTTTCGATGACGGAATGATCAGCCGTACAGATCTTCTGATGATTTCCACCCGGCTGAAAGAAGCGGAACTGCAGTATATCAAAGCCCGCCAGAATTATACATTAGCGCTGCAACAGCTGAATATTCTGATGGGAGAAGCACCGAATACTCCTGTAGACAGCCTGTACAACATCGGAATGATCTCCGCTCCTGTCCGGATACTGCCTCTGGAAGATGTTTTGCAACGACGTGCCGATTATGCCAGTACGGAAGTAAACATCATGAAGAGCCAGGCACAACGTAAAGCGGCTCTCAGCCAGTTCAATCCCCAATTAAACATGTATTTCAGCGGTGGCTGGGCAACGGCCACACCCAACTTGGGATACGACGTATCTTTTAATCCCATCGTAGGAGTCAATCTGAATATTCCCATTTTCCGCTGGGGAGCCCGTTTCAAGACGAACCGACAGCAGAAGGCATATATCGGAATACAAAAGTTGCAACAGAGTTATATGACGGACAATATCAACGAAGAACTGTCGGCAGCTCTCACCAAACTGACGGAAACAGAATCTCAGGTGAAAACAGCGAAAGAAAACATGAGTCTGGCAAATGAGAATCTGGATCTGGCCACTTTCTCCTACAATGAAGGAAAAGCGAGCATGGTAGATGTACTTTCCGCCCAGTTGTCATGGACGCAAGCACACACCAATCTGATCAATGCTTATCTGGCAGAGAAGATGGCTGTGGCTGAATACAAGAAGGTGACCAGCGAATAG
- a CDS encoding sodium ion-translocating decarboxylase subunit beta, producing the protein MNEIFENLYDMTAFSNIIAEPQFLIMYAIAFVLLYLGIKKQYEPLLLVPIAFGVLLANFPGGDMGVIQADENGMVMINGVMKNIWEMPLHDIAHELGIMNFIYYMLIKTGFLPPIIFMGVGALTDFGPMLRNLHLSIFGAAAQLGIFTVLLVAILMGFTPQEAASLGIIGGADGPTAIFTTIKLAPHLLGPIAIAAYSYMALVPVIIPLVVKLFCTKKELSINMKEQEKKYPSKTEIKNLRVLKIIFPIVVTTIVALFVPSAVPLIGMLMFGNLVKEIGSNTFRLFDAASNSIMNAATIFLGLSVGATMTAEAFLNWTTIGIVIGGFLAFALSITGGIFFVKLVNLFSKKKINPLIGATGLSAVPMASRVANEIALKYDPKNHVLQYCMASNISGVIGSAVAAGVLISFLA; encoded by the coding sequence ATGAACGAGATATTTGAGAACTTATATGACATGACTGCGTTCAGCAATATCATTGCCGAACCGCAGTTTCTGATAATGTATGCCATCGCGTTCGTCCTGCTTTATCTGGGGATTAAGAAACAGTACGAACCGCTGCTGCTTGTTCCGATTGCTTTCGGTGTGTTGCTTGCCAACTTCCCCGGAGGAGATATGGGAGTGATACAGGCAGACGAGAATGGTATGGTGATGATAAACGGTGTGATGAAGAATATCTGGGAAATGCCTTTGCATGACATTGCGCATGAACTGGGAATTATGAACTTCATCTATTATATGCTGATCAAGACCGGTTTCCTGCCTCCGATCATCTTTATGGGGGTCGGTGCGTTGACGGACTTCGGACCGATGTTGCGTAATCTGCATCTTTCCATCTTTGGAGCTGCTGCACAGTTAGGTATCTTTACTGTTCTGCTGGTAGCCATCCTGATGGGATTCACTCCGCAAGAAGCTGCTTCACTGGGTATTATCGGTGGTGCGGACGGACCGACAGCCATCTTTACAACGATCAAGCTGGCTCCGCATTTGCTGGGTCCGATCGCTATTGCCGCTTATTCTTATATGGCACTGGTGCCTGTGATCATTCCGTTGGTAGTGAAGCTGTTCTGTACTAAGAAAGAACTGAGCATCAACATGAAGGAACAGGAAAAGAAATATCCTTCGAAGACGGAAATCAAGAATCTGCGTGTACTGAAGATTATTTTCCCGATTGTAGTGACTACGATTGTAGCTCTCTTCGTCCCAAGTGCAGTACCTTTGATCGGTATGCTGATGTTCGGTAATCTGGTGAAAGAAATCGGAAGCAATACTTTCCGTCTGTTCGACGCTGCTTCCAACAGTATCATGAATGCTGCTACTATCTTCCTCGGACTTTCGGTAGGTGCAACCATGACGGCTGAAGCCTTCTTGAACTGGACGACAATCGGTATTGTCATCGGTGGTTTCCTTGCATTTGCTCTTTCTATTACCGGTGGTATCTTCTTTGTGAAGTTAGTGAATCTATTCTCCAAGAAGAAGATTAATCCGCTGATCGGAGCGACCGGACTGAGCGCTGTTCCGATGGCAAGCCGTGTGGCGAATGAGATTGCGTTGAAATACGATCCGAAGAATCATGTATTGCAGTATTGTATGGCAAGTAACATCTCAGGGGTAATCGGCTCGGCAGTAGCTGCGGGTGTACTGATCTCCTTCCTTGCATAA
- a CDS encoding pyruvate carboxylase subunit B, whose protein sequence is MKREVKFSLVFRDMWQSAGKYVPRVDQLVKVAPAIIEMGCFARVETNGGGFEQVNLLFGENPNRAVREWTKPFHEAGIQTHMLDRALNGLRMSPVPADVRKLFYKVKKAQGTDITRTFCGLNDVRNIAPSITYAKEAGMISQCSLCITHSPIHTVEYYTNMALELIKLGADEICIKDMAGIGRPVSLGKIVANIKAAHPEIPIQYHSHAGPGFNMASILEVCEAGCDYIDVGMEPLSWGTGHADLLSVQAMLKDAGYQVPEINMEAYMKVRALIQEFMDDFLGLYISPKNRLMNSLLIGPGLPGGMMGSLMADLESNLESINKYKAKHNLPFMTQDQLLIKLFNEVAYVWPRVGYPPLVTPFSQYVKNLAMMNVMAMEKGKERWGMIADDIWDMLLGKAGRLPGTLAPEIIEKAEREGRKFFEGNPQDNYPDSLDKYRKLMKENKWEVGEDDEELFEYAMHPAQYEAYKSGKAKEDFLADVAKRRAEKDKSPEEDAKPKTLTVQVDGQAYRVTVAYGDAELPAAPVAAAPAGEGKDVLSPLEGKFFLVKNAQESALKVGDAVKEGDVLCYVEAMKTYNAIRAEFSGTITAICANPGDTVSEDDVLMKIG, encoded by the coding sequence ATGAAAAGAGAAGTTAAGTTTAGTCTGGTTTTCCGAGATATGTGGCAATCTGCCGGAAAATATGTACCTCGTGTAGACCAACTCGTAAAGGTAGCTCCTGCCATCATTGAAATGGGCTGTTTCGCCCGTGTAGAAACAAATGGCGGAGGTTTTGAACAAGTGAATTTATTGTTTGGTGAAAACCCGAATAGAGCCGTGCGCGAATGGACGAAGCCGTTCCACGAAGCCGGCATACAGACACACATGCTCGACCGTGCATTGAACGGACTCCGTATGAGCCCCGTTCCGGCAGACGTCCGCAAGTTGTTCTACAAAGTTAAGAAAGCACAAGGCACAGATATCACCCGTACATTCTGCGGATTGAACGACGTACGCAATATCGCTCCTTCCATCACGTATGCCAAAGAGGCAGGCATGATCTCACAGTGTTCACTCTGCATCACCCATTCGCCGATCCACACGGTAGAGTACTACACCAATATGGCGTTAGAACTTATCAAGCTGGGGGCGGACGAGATTTGCATCAAAGACATGGCAGGTATCGGTCGCCCCGTTTCATTGGGCAAGATCGTGGCCAATATCAAAGCGGCACATCCTGAAATTCCTATTCAGTATCATAGTCATGCCGGTCCCGGTTTCAACATGGCAAGCATCCTCGAAGTATGCGAAGCCGGTTGCGACTACATTGACGTAGGTATGGAACCGCTTTCATGGGGTACGGGACACGCCGATCTTCTCAGTGTACAGGCTATGCTGAAAGATGCCGGATATCAGGTACCGGAAATCAATATGGAAGCCTACATGAAAGTGCGTGCGCTGATTCAAGAATTTATGGATGACTTCCTCGGCTTGTATATCAGTCCGAAGAACCGTCTGATGAACTCGCTGCTGATCGGTCCGGGACTTCCTGGCGGTATGATGGGTAGTCTGATGGCTGACCTCGAATCGAATCTGGAATCTATCAACAAGTATAAAGCCAAACATAACCTGCCGTTTATGACACAGGATCAGCTGCTGATCAAGCTATTCAACGAAGTGGCGTATGTATGGCCCCGCGTCGGTTATCCTCCATTGGTAACTCCGTTCAGCCAGTACGTGAAGAACCTTGCCATGATGAATGTGATGGCAATGGAAAAAGGCAAGGAACGCTGGGGAATGATTGCCGACGATATCTGGGATATGCTGCTGGGTAAAGCAGGACGCCTGCCGGGTACACTGGCTCCCGAAATCATCGAGAAAGCCGAACGTGAAGGACGTAAATTCTTCGAAGGTAATCCGCAGGACAATTACCCTGACTCACTCGACAAGTATCGCAAGCTGATGAAGGAAAACAAATGGGAAGTGGGAGAGGACGACGAAGAACTCTTCGAATATGCCATGCATCCGGCTCAGTATGAGGCTTACAAGAGTGGAAAAGCGAAGGAAGACTTCCTGGCAGACGTGGCAAAACGTCGTGCCGAGAAAGATAAATCGCCGGAAGAAGATGCAAAACCAAAAACACTGACTGTACAGGTGGACGGACAGGCTTATCGTGTGACGGTAGCATACGGAGATGCCGAACTGCCTGCTGCACCTGTAGCTGCAGCTCCGGCAGGAGAGGGCAAAGATGTTCTTTCTCCGCTGGAAGGTAAATTCTTCCTGGTGAAGAATGCGCAGGAATCTGCCTTGAAAGTTGGCGATGCGGTGAAAGAGGGCGATGTGCTTTGTTATGTGGAAGCAATGAAGACTTACAACGCTATCCGTGCCGAATTTAGCGGTACGATAACTGCTATCTGCGCTAATCCGGGAGACACTGTTTCAGAAGATGATGTATTAATGAAGATAGGATAA
- a CDS encoding OadG family protein — translation MENIETAILLMVVGMATVFVILLIVIYLGKLLITLVNKYAPEEVVPAKKEAPQGPAPIPGNIMAAITAAVNVVTLGKGKITKVEKL, via the coding sequence ATGGAAAATATCGAAACAGCGATCCTGCTGATGGTGGTCGGCATGGCTACCGTATTTGTTATTCTGCTGATTGTGATTTATTTAGGTAAGTTACTGATTACTCTTGTCAACAAGTATGCTCCCGAAGAAGTGGTTCCTGCGAAGAAGGAAGCGCCACAAGGTCCTGCGCCTATTCCGGGTAATATAATGGCGGCTATCACAGCAGCTGTGAATGTGGTGACATTAGGAAAAGGAAAGATTACAAAAGTAGAAAAGTTATAA
- a CDS encoding BT4734/BF3469 family protein produces the protein MQNFFRMSYFMPPIAPIRNEQGQTVTPATLTPFCEVSVEQVYQMITCNENLKALTEQVRSAEDIRMAKTSLLPYVTPCGTFIRRNSKFFASPSGLVVVDIDNLDSYQKAVEMRRTLFDDPFLHPVLAFISPSNRGVKTFVPYSNLYTDDQSRNVRESMSWAMEYVEMTYGSEMNNSIETVQKAVDTSGKDIVRACFLSHDPQALFREY, from the coding sequence ATGCAAAACTTTTTCAGAATGTCTTATTTCATGCCCCCGATTGCTCCCATCAGGAACGAACAAGGACAAACCGTTACACCCGCCACTCTCACTCCCTTCTGCGAAGTCTCAGTAGAGCAAGTATATCAGATGATCACCTGCAATGAAAATCTCAAAGCACTGACCGAACAGGTGCGCAGCGCCGAAGATATACGAATGGCGAAAACATCCTTGCTGCCATACGTGACTCCGTGCGGCACATTCATCCGCCGGAACAGTAAATTCTTCGCATCTCCTTCCGGACTCGTAGTGGTAGATATAGATAACCTCGACTCCTATCAGAAAGCCGTAGAAATGCGTCGTACACTGTTCGACGATCCTTTTCTCCACCCTGTACTCGCATTTATCAGTCCCAGCAACCGGGGTGTGAAAACATTCGTACCTTACAGCAACCTGTACACAGACGATCAGAGCCGTAATGTAAGAGAGAGTATGAGCTGGGCAATGGAATACGTAGAAATGACCTACGGATCAGAAATGAACAACTCCATCGAAACAGTTCAAAAAGCCGTAGACACCTCCGGCAAAGACATCGTAAGAGCCTGCTTCCTCAGCCATGACCCACAAGCACTATTCAGAGAATATTAA